The following are from one region of the Quercus robur chromosome 1, dhQueRobu3.1, whole genome shotgun sequence genome:
- the LOC126716027 gene encoding putative disease resistance RPP13-like protein 1: MAAALVGGAFLSATLQVLFDRMASQEVVKFIRGRKVSATLLTKLKTWCLTLSKVLNDAEEKETTDTIVKEWLDELKDALYDAEDLLDEIATEALRCQVEADFVTSTSKMASQEVVKFIRGRKVPATLLTKLKTWCLTLNKVLNDAEEKEITDTNVKEWVDELKDAVCHAEDLLDEIATEALRCQVEADFVTCTSKVRNFISTSFDQFGRKLESKIQVVVDKLENLDSQINAIGLREGVEGRSSQRVPTTSLVDPETIIYGRDDDEKAIVNLLLSNDVASNNHSTGVIPIVGMGGVGKTTLARQIYNNQKIIEHFSLKAWVCVSEVFDVPKITKKILEAVSPQKHDHTDFNKIQTELKNYLMGKKCLLILDDVWNENYDDWALLSIPFKYGTSGSRIIVTTRNRSVALIMRPIQIFNLNKLSEEDCWLLFANHAFENGKSNAYPELERIGEEIIKKCDGLPLAAKALGCLLHSKLDVEEWNKILKSEIWSLPNDGGNVLPALRLSYNYLPSHLKRCFAYCSIFPKNYLFKMEELVQLWMGEGFLQQHNKNEEMEDLGAEYFLDLVSRSLLQRSNGSKLCFLMHDLVHDLAKSVSGKFCFRLEGDNTNKIIEKTRHFSYLRTTYDIPEKFTALCKAKNLRTFISLEMKKEDEDNKVLKFYLTKKVQHDLLLTLRFLRVLSLSHYCNLELPESIGDFKHLRYLDVSFTGIERLPKSTCMLLNLQTLNLSGCISLVTLPENMGNLISLRHLHISGTSIKNMPIHMGQLQCLQTLTKFVVGKDTGFQIEELGKLSNLRGVIVISNLQNVINSTNALEAKLKDKEQLKELTLEWDAANDVISRSERDVLSNLQPHTSLTKLVIENYNGTSFPNWIGDGSFSHVTVVHLNSCRNCSSLPSLGQLPSLKDLFVFGFDEVVTVDADFYGSGSYTITPFQSLKILRFEAMSKWEKWSPYHGEGEYEGGAFPSLQELYLEECPKLSGSLPKHLPSLTELGIEECEQLETSLPTAPFIRKLVVRNCNVELLKKLPPTLHDLTIIGFENLESLPEGVMDHNHSVERLFISEFPVLKSLPRGGLSSPTTLKYLFIRNCKELEFPMYPCYSSLVGLIIEYSCNPLKSFPLDIFPKLRYLIIEGCRNMESLSVSEGHHLTDLLRLKIKNCPHFVAFPSGGLSVPNLSELEVSNCSLLNSLPENMHAFLPSLQFLDIINCPQIESFPKGGLPSNLISLRISDCKKLICNRMEWGLQSLQSLKRLAFINYDRDCWDVESFPEEYLLPTTVTHLYITGFGNLRMLDNNGFQHLNSLQYLSLEDCPKLKHMPEEGLPVTISNVKIITCPLLTKRLQRKKGKEWSNIAHTPFIEIIERNQLSIDGESRRTFLS; this comes from the exons atggCTGCTGCCCTAGTAGGAGGAGCATTTCTGTCTGCAACCCTTCAAGTGTTATTTGACAGGATGGCATCTCAGGAGGTCGTGAAGTTCATCCGGGGAAGAAAAGTCTCTGCTACACTACTAACAAAGCTGAAGACATGGTGTCTTACCCTCAGCAAAGTGCTCAATGACGCAGAGGAAAAGGAAACCACAGACACAATTGTCAAAGAATGGCTTGATGAGCTTAAGGATGCTCTCTATGACGCAGAGGACCTTTTGGATGAGATCGCTACTGAAGCTTTGCGGTGCCAAGTGGAAGCTGATTTTGTAACCTCTACGAGTAA GATGGCATCTCAGGAGGTCGTGAAGTTCATCCGAGGAAGAAAAGTCCCTGCTACACTACTAACAAAGCTGAAGACATGGTGTCTTACCCTCAACAAAGTGCTCAATGACGCAGAGGAAAAGGAAATCACAGACACAAATGTCAAAGAGTGGGTTGATGAGCTTAAGGATGCTGTCTGTCACGCAGAGGACCTTTTGGATGAGATCGCTACTGAAGCTTTGCGGTGCCAAGTGGAAGCTGATTTTGTAACCTGTACGAGTAAGGTACGTAACTTCATCTCTACTTCATTTGATCAGTTTGGGAGAAAACTAGAATCAAAGATACAAGTAGTCGTAGATAAGCTGGAAAATCTAGATTCACAAATAAATGCTATAGGTCTGAGAGAAGGTGTTGAAGGGAGATCTTCCCAAAGAGTGCCCACAACTTCTCTGGTAGATCCAGAAACTATAATTTACGGTAGGGATGATGATGAAAAGGCAATAGTCAACTTGCTACTCTCAAACGATGTAGCAAGCAACAACCACTCAACTGGTGTGATTCCCATTGTGGGCATGGGTGGGGTTGGAAAGACAACCCTTGCTCGGCAAATctacaacaaccaaaaaatcatAGAACATTTCAGCCTTAAagcatgggtttgtgtttcagAAGTATTTGACGTTCCTAagataactaaaaaaattcttGAGGCTGTCAGTCCACAAAAACATGATCACACTGACTTCAATAAGATCCAAACTGAATTGAAGAATTATTTGATGGGAAAGAAATGTTTACTGATTCTTGATGATGTATGGAATGAAAATTATGATGATTGGGCTCTCTTGAGTATTCCCTTTAAATATGGAACATCGGGAAGTAGAATTATTGTGACAACACGCAACAGAAGTGTTGCATTGATCATGCGCcctattcaaatttttaatcttaataaattatcagaagaagattgttggctatTATTTGCAAATCATGCCTTTGAAAATGGAAAATCTAATGCATATCCTGAATTAGAAAGAATTGGTGAAGAAATCATTAAGAAGTGTGACGGTCTGCCATTGGCAGCAAAAGCACTCGGTTGTCTATTGCACTCTAAATTAGATGTAGAGGAAtggaataaaattttgaaaagcgAAATTTGGAGTCTGCCTAACGATGGGGGTAATGTTCTTCCAGCTTTAAGATTAAGTTACAATTACCTACCCTCACATTTAAAGCGATGTTTTGCATATTGTTCGATCTTCCCAAAGAATTATCTATTCAAAATGGAAGAACTTGTTCAGTTGTGGATGGGAGAGGGCTTCTTGCAACAACACAACAAGAATGAAGAAATGGAAGATTTAGGTGCTGAGTACTTCCTTGATTTAGTATCAAGGTCACTTTTACAACGATCAAATGGAAGCAAATTGTGCTTTCTAATGCATGACCTAGTCCATGATTTAGCTAAATCTGTATCTGgcaaattttgttttagattagAAGGGGATaacacaaacaaaattatagaaaaaactCGTCATTTTTCCTACTTAAGAACCACGTATGACATCCCAGAGAAGTTTACGGCTTTGTGCAAAGCTAAAAATTTACGCACCTTCATTTcgttagaaatgaaaaaagaagatgaagataatAAGGTTTTGAAGTTCTACTTAACAAAAAAGGTACAACATGATCTATTATTGACACTAAGATTCTTACGTGTGCTCTCTCTTTCACATTATTGTAATCTAGAGTTGCCAGAGTCAATTGGAGATTTCAAACATCTACGTTATTTAGATGTCTCTTTTACTGGGATTGAGAGATTGCCTAAGTCTACCTGTATGTTGCTCAACTTACAAACGTTGAATTTATCAGGATGCATATCTCTAGTTACGTTGCCTGAAAATATGGGAAATCTCATTAGTTTGCGTCATCTTCATATTAGTGGAACTAGCATTAAAAATATGCCAATACATATGGGTCAATTACAATGTCTTCAGACTTTGACCAAATTTGTTGTCGGCAAGGACACTGGATTCCAAATTGAAGAGTTAGGAAAACTTTCAAATCTTCGGGGAGTCATTGTGATATCGAATCTCCAGAATGTGATAAACTCAACTAATGCTTTGGAAGCAAAGTTGAAGGATAAGGAGCAACTTAAGGAGCTAACATTGGAGTGGGATGCTGCCAATGATGTTATTTCTCGAAGTGAAAGAGACGTACTCAGCAATTTGCAGCCTCATACGAGCTTAACAAAGCTTGTTATCGAGAATTACAATGGCACAAGCTTTCCGAATTGGATTGGAGATGGTTCATTTTCACATGTAACAGTAGTTCATCTAAACTCTTGTAGAAATTGCTCTAGTTTGCCATCACTTGGACAACTCCCCTCTCTTAAAGACCTCTTCGTTTTTGGGTTTGATGAAGTTGTTACCGTGGATGCTGACTTTTATGGTAGTGGTTCTTACACTATTACGCCATTTCAATCACTGAAAATATTGAGATTTGAGGCAATGTCGAAGTGGGAGAAATGGTCTCCTTATCACGGAGAAGGCGAATATGAAGGAGGAGCTTTTCCGAGTCTCCAAGAGCTTTATCTTGAAGAATGTCCAAAACTAAGTGGAAGCTTGCCCAAGCACCTACCTTCTTTAACCGAACTTGGGATTGAGGAATGTGAACAGCTTGAGACTTCTCTCCCTACTGCTCCTTTTATTCGTAAATTAGTAGTAAGGAATTGTAATGTTGAGTTGTTGAAAAAATTGCCACCCACGTTGCACGACCTCACAATAATCGGATTCGAAAACCTGGAGTCTCTGCCAGAGGGAGTGATGGACCACAACCACTCTGTTGAAAGGTTATTTATCTCTGAATTTCCTGTGCTCAAGTCTCTTCCTCGTGGTGGTCTATCCAGTCCCACTACACTAAAATATCTTTTTATCCGTAATTGTAAGGAATTGGAATTCCCGATGTATCCCTGCTATTCTTCCCTTGTCGGACTGATTATAGAATATAGCTGTAATCCTCTGAAGTCATTTCCATTGGACATCTTCCCGAAGCTTCGTTATCTCATAATCGAAGGGTGTAGGAACATGGAGTCCCTTTCAGTTTCGGAGGGACATCACCTAACTGATCTCCTACGGTTGAAAATCAAAAATTGCCCTCATTTTGTAGCTTTTCCCAGTGGAGGATTGTCGGTCCCCAATCTCTCAGAATTAGAAGTCAGTAATTGCTCTCTTCTCAATTCACTCCCAGAAAACATGCACGCGTTTCTCCCGTCTCTTCAATTTTTGGATATCATTAATTGTCCACAAATTGAGTCTTTTCCGAAAGGTGGTCTGCCATCCAATCTAATTTCTTTAAGAATCAGCGACTGCAAAAAACTAATTTGCAATAGAATGGAGTGGGGCTTGCAAAGTCTGCAGTCTCTTAAAAGATTAGCATTCATAAATTATGATCGTGATTGCTGGGATGTGGAGTCCTTTCCGGAGGAGTATTTACTGCCCACAACTGTTACCCATCTTTACATCActggatttggaaatttgagAATGTTGGACAACAACGGGTTTCAACACCTTAACTCTCTTCAATATTTGTCCTTGGAAGACTGCCCTAAGCTCAAGCACATGCCAGAAGAGGGGCTGCCTGTCACAATCTCGAACGTAAAGATCATTACATGTCCTTTGTTGACGAAACGATTGCAAAGGAAGAAGGGAAAAGAGTGGAGCAACATTGCTCACACCCCCTTCATAGAAATCATTGAGCGCAATCAG TTGTCCATCGATGGTGAATCGAGAAGAACatttctctcttga